The region TCATGGTGATGATTGCCGGATCGGTGTTAGCCGTGATTTTACTGCTGCTCACCATGATCAGTGAACATAAGCACAAGAAGCAGATGGCATAACGAGAATGGGCCGGTGATTCCGGCCCATTTTTTTAAGCAAGGAACAGCTTGCGCAGCGTATGCGGCACCGCATCTTCAGCATTGCTGCCAATCACTTCTAACGTTGGCAGCGTATCTTTCAGGCGCTGGTGCGCATTGCGCATAATGCAGCCTTTACCCGCCATGCTCAGCATTTCCACGTCATTCATGCCATCGCCAAAAGCGATGCACTCTTTCAATGAGTATCCGAGTTGTTTGGCGACGGCTTCCAGTGCATGCCCTTTCGATACACCACCCGCCATCACTTCCAGACAGGTCGGCAGTGAGAAACTGACATTCACGCGATCGCCCCAGCGCGCTTCAATCGCCAGTTCCAGTGGCGCCAGACGCTCAGGATCGTCACAGGTAAAGAACACCTTGCTGATACCGTCGGTTTCCAGCATGCCTGGCTGGTACACCTGATAGTTAAACACCGACTCGCGGAAGTAGTCCTGTTCCTCCGGGCGATGGCGGCTCATATACCACTCATCGTCGCGATACACGTGTGTCAGGATATGCTCATCGTGATACTGCAAACCGTAGAGTTCGCTGGCAATATCGGCATCGAGGTTATGGCTAAACACCAGTTCACCTGCTGCATTGTGCACACGAGCACCGTTAGAGGTGATCATGTACGCCGGAATGCCGAGGTTATCGCGCATCTGGCCCACGTCGATATAGTGACGACCGGTGGCGAAAACGAAGTGAACATCTTGCGCCACCAGTTCCTGCAGCGTGGTGCGAGCAAAAGGTGTCAGGCGGTGTTCCGGTGAGAGCAGCGTGCCATCCAGGTCGGATGCGACGATGTGGTACATGTAAACCTCTGGTATTGATGTCGGAAAATGAGTTAAACGTGGCGCTCGAAAAAATCGACCACCAGGTTAAGCGCTTCAGCGCGCATGGCGTCTGTTTCGAACAAAATCTCGTGACGCGCGCCTTGAATCACATACGGCACGGTTCCTTCGCAGGGATGTCCCGCATCGGCCATCGCCG is a window of Pantoea rwandensis DNA encoding:
- the yigL gene encoding sugar/pyridoxal phosphate phosphatase YigL, encoding MYHIVASDLDGTLLSPEHRLTPFARTTLQELVAQDVHFVFATGRHYIDVGQMRDNLGIPAYMITSNGARVHNAAGELVFSHNLDADIASELYGLQYHDEHILTHVYRDDEWYMSRHRPEEQDYFRESVFNYQVYQPGMLETDGISKVFFTCDDPERLAPLELAIEARWGDRVNVSFSLPTCLEVMAGGVSKGHALEAVAKQLGYSLKECIAFGDGMNDVEMLSMAGKGCIMRNAHQRLKDTLPTLEVIGSNAEDAVPHTLRKLFLA